aaaaggaaaaagagcaTTGTTTCAAGTCAGTCGTGTtgccccttttttaaaaaacaaacaaacaaacaaacagttagTCATATTAAGCTATTAAAAGCAAACAGAATGCTCAGAGGGGGTTCAgaggtaaaaacaaaaggattgCTAAATGAAGACTAACTTGCCCTCGGTGACACCATAATGTCCCTAACCCTTTCCTTCCTATCTAATCAGTGCAGGTGGAACACGCTGGTTTGTGTCTCACACAGCAAGTGCTAGGCCTCTCTGGGTCGTGTCACTGGAGTGTAAACTGGGGAGGAAGCACGCGCCCCCCGCTCAGGCACCCATGAACTGGAACATGTGGCTGAAACACCACCAGTCGAGTCTCCGGCTGAGATCGTGCTCCAAGAAAAACAGGCCTTCTTAATAGTTAAACGTGATCTACACTGTGTTGAAGTCCAGGACAGGCAGCTTCTCGCCTGCCAAGCCATGGACAGCGTCTACAATGGCTgagtaatgaaaacaaaagcgGGGGGAGGATGTTGATAGTTAACCCACATCTTGTTCTGCAGGAGGAAGAAATACGTCATTTAAGTTAACTTAGGCGTCGCACGGATCCACGCGACGGGTGGAAACGTGGTTCATTTACTACAGAGAGGCGACACACCTTTGATTTGTTTGGTAAATGAACACTAACATGGAACAAGCTGCAGCGCATGAATCTTACTTTCACTGGAGGAATGCAAAtggtggaaaaatgaaaacaaaacagctccAGACCTCTGGAGATGTCAGTTAGCACACGCCTGCTTCACACTGGAGCTGAGCTTCctctaatgtaatgtaaacagacTCCTGGTCATCGCAGTCTTTCCATACTATCACGCTCCCTTGTGCTGGtgttgctgctggtgacacGGCGCACAGTTACGCACACTCATAACAAACAGTCAATTATCCCACTGTCAAACACAGTCATTTCTAGTGTGTTTGCCAGGGAAtgactttctgtgtgtgtgtgtgtgtgtgtgtgtgtggcttcaaTTTACATTACCGCTGAAAATGTTACAAGTCATGTGATGTAAAAgctatttattttcactcttttatGGACCATCTGAGAACGTGGTGGCTCTCGTGCACAGTAAAAACCAACTTTACTACAGAAAAGTTAGCTGCAAGAACCAATTTAGAGTATTtacttaataaaaataatgttatgCATAGTTTTTCTGTGAAACAGCCTGTAATTATTTGTACCTCGTGGTGGTTTGTGAAGGATTTATTGGCTGCATTGTGTCCACGGCCAAACAAAATGCCTTAAGCGTATCAAATTCAAACTAAAAAACGGAAATCTGGATCTTTTGTGTCCAGGCATCCCCTTGATTTatgtaaaaagaataaaaaaaaaaacctcggCCTCCAAATGCTACAAACCACATAGAAACTTTGATATCAGGTTGATAATCCATCGACTCAATGAACGACCGCAATTTTGAGTGCCTGTGCTGAACTCAAATCTGTCAGTGAAACCGTGCAACGTGGCTGAAATCCACTTCAGCTTTGTCGTCTCGGATCAAAGTGATGAGTGTTTGCTCGAGGATCAAATGGAGCAGCGAGAGGGCAACAGCAGTGAATCTGTGCAAGGATTAAAACAGCcattaattaaatatattcCTCTGCAAGCTGCCTCTGCCAATTTGGAGAGCATGATGCAAACATGATCACTTGCCATGGTTTGTCACTCTATTCATCAGTGATTCTCTTTGAGGATTATTATTGTGGATGCCTCTGGGATGTGTGGCATGCACTtggatgaaaacacatttggtgGAAGactctgatacacacacacactcacacacatacactagaagaagaagaatggcaAGAAAATTGGGCAGGAAAAGGCTGGAATGAGCAATCGTTTGCAACTATTAGGTCTCCGACCGGTCGAGACGGTTGAAATGGTAAATTTTCACGTTGACCACAAAATAACACCAGGCAGAGAGACAGTTGAACATGAACTCCACAAATTTATTTCATCCTCCAAAAAAGGCCATAACCAGAGTTCTTATAAAAGGCACTTAATTTCCCTTGACCTTTAATAACTGTATCTAAACAACTCCGATAAGACACAAGAGGgggattttaaattaaatatatttacaataaataaaacatttatacagATTTATACAGTTTAGCATGCCACTTTCTGGAAGGAGGATATGCTAATATTTTCAAAGATGCCTCCTataacagtcttttttttctcttttcttttttctggctTTGCAACATTGGGCATGTCGACTGTACGGAACAGTATGAACAGGAACAATAATGTGTATAACAATACTGAACATTTCCCTTTATGCTTTTCAATGCTGTTTAGAACGAACTTCCCATAGTGATGCCTGTACCTGTGTGTCCCttggcagcagcagaacagtAAGCGACTGTTCAATTCATCCACTCTTCTTATAAAGTCTTTAGCAGCTCCTTACACAGGGCattatctatgtgtgtgtgtctatgagTGTATGTGCTTtcagatagtgtgtgtgtgtgtgtgtgtgtgtgtgtgtgtgctgcctctCAGACGTGTGTGGGGTTGTCGGAGTGCAGGTCAGTCTTGGCCATGTGCAGAACCACAGCAGGAGATTTGTAGTGGCAGTGTGTGCTACCGCAGCTCACGCCGCTGCACGGCTTCCTACTACTAGTCCTGTCCGTCAGCTTCCTGCTGCACAGGCCCTGCCAGGTCTGCAAGGTCTTTGAGCTCCACACCCACACGCCGCTGGTGATGCCGACCACCAGCGACATGAAGATCTTCAGCATGAACACAGCCACGGTGGGCACGGACTCCTGCAGCGAGCAGTCGCCGCTGTGACCGCTGAATGAGCCGCACTTCATCTGCAGCCCCCTCAGCTTCCAGTAGTCCATGTTGAGACGCTCGTAGAAGTAGCAGACGATGACGCAGGTGGCGGGCACAGTGTAGAGGATGGAGTAGATGCCGATTTTCACCATGAGCTTCTCTAGCTTCTCCGTGTTGGTGCCCTCGGTCTTCATCACCTTGCGGATGTGGAAGAGCGCCACAAAGCCCGTGAGGATGAAGGAGGTGCCGATGACCAGATAgcaggagagagggatgaggaCGAAGCCAGTGAGGGCCCCAGAATCCATACTCCCGACATAGCACAGTCCTGTTAGCTCATCCCCTGCCACCTTCCTCATTGTGAGGATGATGATAGTCTTTAAGGCAGGGATTCCCCACGCAGCCATGTGGAAGTAGTTGCTGTGGGCTTCGATAGCCTCATGACCCCATTTCTTCCCCGCAGCGAGGAACCAGGTGAGGGTGAGGATGACCCACCAGATGGACGACGCCATACCGAAGTAGTAGAGGATGAGGAAGACGATGGTGCAGCCAGTAGACTCCAGCCCCTCCTGGATGATGTACAGCTCACCATGCTCACGGTCGCAGGCGATGTTCTCAGCCCCGGCCACCGAGCGTATGATGAAGGCCACAGAGTAGACGTTGTAGCACAtggagaggaagatgatggGCCGCTCCGGGTACTGGAAGCGGTGAGGCTCCAGGAGAAAGGTCAGCACAGTGAAGGCAGTGGAGACAAAGCAGAGGATGGACCACACGGTCATCCAGATGAAGGCAAAGTCCTTGTCCTGTCTGGACCAGTAAACGTCCACAGCAGGGGAGCAGCGTGGTGCACAAGACTGGCTCTTCTCCACAAACTGGAACTTGTCTGGATTCTCGCAGGAGCCCATGCTGCCCGGTGAGCGGCCGCTGCTGGTGCTCGGCTGCCTCGGGCGAGGGGGCACAGGAAGCATGCCCTCGCCTTTCTTGCCCTCCGTCCTGGTTTCGTTCTCGGGGGCCTCCATGCACAGAGCGTTGGGGTCATTTCTAGTGGGCAGCTTGGAGCAGTCAAGCGAGTCAGGCCAGGTGTAGCTGAACTTCTTCATGATGGGTGCACACCTCTCCCTGGCCTGCTCGCACATGGGTCTGCAGGCCGGGATGGAGGTTGACACTTTGTCGGTGCACATGGGGGCGTAGAGAGAGCACAGGAAGAAGCGGAGGTGCACATCACAGCCGTACGCCACCAGTGGGGCAAACTCATTGAGCTTAATGGCAGCCTCCTTCTGGTCATCATGGTCCATGAAGTTGGGCATCCGGGTCAGGTTGTAGCCGATGCCCTGGCACATGGGGATTACAATGGGCTCACACTTGGCCGGTCTGCCTCGCTCCAGGTCATAGGAGCCAATCTCAAAGCTGGAGCCAGAAATCACCAGCAGACaccagaggaaaacagacacCTTTAACAGACAACCATCCATGCTCAATGTTTGAGAAGAAGCCCAGCGCTTTCTTTAAAAGACGACCatgaaaaagtcaaaatcaCGGGGTCGGTTACAGTCTCAGATCCCCGCTATTTCCCCATGCCGAGGGGCAGGTCCAAGTGCTGCCTTTACGGTCCGTCAGAAAAACACTCCAAAAATAACAGCTGCACACactctggctctctctctctctcacacacacacaccgaaacACTGTTTAATAATTCAGTCTTAAACTGAGACGGTTAATCCCACGGAGAGGCGACAGTAAAGTCCATGACTATTATCGGAAACTTCGACAAACaacggaggaaaaaaagtcaccaaaaaaaagaaggagagtAAATCCTCGCCGCGGGTACGACGGTTATCAGAGCGGCTGCAGCCCGGTCACAGAGCTCCTTCAGCggctctctgtctctgcgtcTGTCCGTCTGACGAACTGACTGCCTGcttgtctcagtgtctgtgtccgtgtgtctgCTGGCTCTGACTCTTCGTCCTCCGCTTTCAGGCTGCACACTGAAGTTTGAGAGCCGCTCACAAGGACTTCAGtcaagcaggaggaggaggaggaggaggaggcggcggctgCTCCGTGACGCTCACATTTCAACCGGAGCCGCACACAAGGAAAATTATCAGACAGATGCTGGAGGACGGTCAAATACCTCTGACATTTCTGCCCTGAATATCACTGACACAGCCACTGTGGCAGCAACGCAATTTACATCAAGTACAACTGTACTTACAGTAGCTAACAGTCACTGCTTTTTACttacatttcatacacaatCCTACCTTTACTCTTACTGATACTTACTAATACTGTAGGCCTGAATGCAATTGACAGGGTCACCCACAGGATAAAAGTCCTGTAAATTTAGTGGAATTCACTGGTCAAATAAAGCCACTTACtaagagataagataagatactcCTTTATTGTGGGCAAATTTACCTTGTCATTGCAGGAAAGACGATAAAGATCATAAATAAGATATTAACAATATCTATAAAAAAGTTACAATAGAACATTACATTGTAGACAGTTACCAGAATATATAtagtatgggcttgatatttacagtataaacagggGTGGAATTGTtccatatacatatacacttgtgtaaagtatatatatatatatatatatatatatatatatatatatatatatatgtattactTCTTCTCACGTAATCCTACAGATTTACTTTaacttacttttactttaactaCTAATAGGTATACTATATTAGTAATACAATATTAaattaagaacattttaaagattCTTTCACGTCACTATCACAATTTCATGCATAATTCTACTGGTTTTCCTTTAACTATACTAATATTGTAGATCTTTCTTTCATTGATATAGaatgacaaaacacattttaaaactaaGTATGTTTTATACGTAGTACATAGAAAgtacaaatatatgaaaataGGTTTTTAATTACAAAGAGTTTTGATCGTTGGTGACATTTAAACCAAACTGGAGCTTCAAAGTATGCCAACTCTCTGataatatacagtgttttttacTTATATATCAGTTTAGCTGATGTTAATTATAAATGTTATGCTATTTTACATGTGTTaattttcatgttgtcatggcattctgtttgtttctgtgattgtgaaTATGGGTGTGTGTCTCTTAATTGTGTTGTGCGGGGGACACTTAAAGTTGATGCACAAGCAGCAAGCAGCATGGGGGCTGAAGAAGAAGCAGTTTGTAAGAATCTTTTATTGCTCGTTAATTTTGAGAATATTTTTTGTTGGAAGATATTTTTGTTCCTGTCGGCTTATTCCCTCAGTTTTGTGCAGTCAGCGAGGTATGTGTATTTTGAACGTTGTCGTGCGTatcgtttttcttttaattatctCATGACGTCATTATGACGCTCATTagcctgtgtttgtttaaagccTTTTGATAGTTCGACGGTGGATTAAGATGCACTAAGCAACGAAAGTGGAACCACAATAaatccatcagtgacagaagaACATTTACTGGAGGGagtacatattacatattagtGTAAGTAATCATGTTACATGCgaaatgacatgaaaaacatGCATAATATTAAGTGACTTAAACACTAGGGGAAATAAATAACACAGAGAGATTCGGTTTTCAATGTTCATATTTATGTATGACAGATTTTTCTGTATTATGGGAGGCAAAAATAGCAGAGCCACTTTAAAGGCGCTTTAGTGCTCACTGTGCACACGAATGGCCACTGTCATTGTTGTACACATCAGTGGATACTGATGCATAAATGCATTAACCACATTTACATAGTGTTgggtatttctttttaatagtAATACATACAATGTAGAACGTCATCCCAATGTGTAAACTGAACAGCAGGGTATAAAGTTGTAACAAATGGAAATACTGtcagaaatgattcacattaatgtaattttttaGTCTGTAACTTTTCTCTAAAAATGAAATGGTAAAGTAATACAGAAATAGTATATGGAATAAAGTATAACCATCTCTACATTGGTTATTGGTTAGAGTAGACTATGTCATTACTCAATAAATTTACACCACTGGTACAACATCTGGAGCAAATTACACAATCAACACAAATTATTGAGTGGAAATGAAATTAATATTATCCAGCTGCAGCTTGTCGGGGTTTCACTGCCTTGCTAACGGCACGTCAGCAGAGGCAGGTGCC
This Solea senegalensis isolate Sse05_10M linkage group LG8, IFAPA_SoseM_1, whole genome shotgun sequence DNA region includes the following protein-coding sequences:
- the fzd9b gene encoding frizzled-9b, producing the protein MDGCLLKVSVFLWCLLVISGSSFEIGSYDLERGRPAKCEPIVIPMCQGIGYNLTRMPNFMDHDDQKEAAIKLNEFAPLVAYGCDVHLRFFLCSLYAPMCTDKVSTSIPACRPMCEQARERCAPIMKKFSYTWPDSLDCSKLPTRNDPNALCMEAPENETRTEGKKGEGMLPVPPRPRQPSTSSGRSPGSMGSCENPDKFQFVEKSQSCAPRCSPAVDVYWSRQDKDFAFIWMTVWSILCFVSTAFTVLTFLLEPHRFQYPERPIIFLSMCYNVYSVAFIIRSVAGAENIACDREHGELYIIQEGLESTGCTIVFLILYYFGMASSIWWVILTLTWFLAAGKKWGHEAIEAHSNYFHMAAWGIPALKTIIILTMRKVAGDELTGLCYVGSMDSGALTGFVLIPLSCYLVIGTSFILTGFVALFHIRKVMKTEGTNTEKLEKLMVKIGIYSILYTVPATCVIVCYFYERLNMDYWKLRGLQMKCGSFSGHSGDCSLQESVPTVAVFMLKIFMSLVVGITSGVWVWSSKTLQTWQGLCSRKLTDRTSSRKPCSGVSCGSTHCHYKSPAVVLHMAKTDLHSDNPTHV